From Helicobacter sp. MIT 21-1697, a single genomic window includes:
- the prpD gene encoding 2-methylcitrate dehydratase: MSVDMGILETKRPEFDELLSKIARYALEFEINSPLAYETARYCLMDTIGCGLLALNFPACTKILGPVVEGAEFRPLGAKIPGTSYQLEPERAAFNIGAMVRWLDFNDTWLAAEWGHPSDNLGAIWAVADYLSRKNIATGKEPLKVKDVLSAMIKAHEIQGILALENCFNKVGLDHVLLVRIASSAVACAMLGGNFDEVRNAVSHAFIDGGALRTYRHAPNTGSRKSWAAGDASSRGVNLALKALSGEMGYPSALSASFWGFEDVKMRGQKLTIPQEFGSYVMENVLFKISFPAEFHAQTAVECAIKLHNEVKNRLEDIDKIIITTQESGHRIINKVGPLANPADRDHCIQYMVAVPLVFGRLTADDYEDSVAKDSRIDALRAKMVVEVDERYTREYLESDKRSIANAVQIFYKDGSKSQKVEVEYPIGHKRRRDEGIPVLVEKFKRNIAGKLSAKKCALIEELCANQKTLESTPFNEFSDLFAL, encoded by the coding sequence ATGAGTGTAGATATGGGTATTTTAGAGACAAAACGACCGGAGTTTGATGAACTATTAAGCAAAATTGCTCGCTATGCGCTAGAGTTTGAAATTAACTCACCTCTTGCATACGAGACTGCAAGATATTGCCTTATGGATACAATAGGCTGTGGGCTTTTAGCACTGAATTTTCCTGCTTGCACGAAGATCTTAGGACCCGTGGTAGAGGGAGCAGAGTTTCGCCCATTGGGGGCAAAGATTCCCGGAACTAGCTATCAATTAGAGCCAGAGAGAGCAGCATTTAATATTGGTGCAATGGTCAGATGGCTTGATTTTAACGATACTTGGCTTGCTGCAGAATGGGGACACCCAAGTGATAATTTAGGGGCGATTTGGGCAGTGGCAGATTATCTTAGTCGCAAAAATATTGCCACAGGCAAAGAGCCGCTCAAAGTAAAAGATGTGCTAAGCGCAATGATTAAAGCACACGAGATTCAAGGAATCTTGGCTTTAGAGAATTGCTTTAACAAGGTAGGATTAGACCACGTGCTACTTGTGAGAATTGCCTCTAGTGCTGTGGCTTGTGCTATGCTTGGAGGAAATTTTGATGAAGTGCGTAATGCTGTGAGCCACGCTTTTATTGATGGTGGAGCATTGAGAACTTATCGCCACGCCCCAAATACAGGTTCGCGCAAAAGTTGGGCTGCAGGTGATGCAAGCAGTAGAGGAGTGAATCTCGCCCTAAAAGCATTAAGCGGTGAAATGGGCTATCCAAGCGCATTGAGTGCTTCATTTTGGGGATTTGAAGATGTGAAAATGAGAGGACAAAAACTTACCATTCCACAAGAATTTGGTAGCTATGTAATGGAAAATGTGCTTTTTAAAATCAGTTTCCCCGCAGAATTTCACGCACAAACTGCGGTAGAGTGTGCGATTAAACTTCATAATGAAGTGAAAAATCGCCTTGAAGATATTGATAAAATCATCATTACTACTCAAGAATCCGGACATAGAATCATTAACAAAGTAGGACCGCTTGCAAATCCAGCTGATAGAGACCACTGCATTCAATATATGGTAGCTGTGCCGCTTGTATTTGGACGACTTACAGCTGATGATTACGAGGATAGCGTAGCAAAAGATTCAAGAATTGACGCGTTGCGTGCTAAAATGGTAGTAGAAGTTGATGAGCGCTATACACGCGAATATTTAGAATCTGATAAACGCTCCATTGCCAATGCAGTGCAGATTTTCTATAAAGATGGTAGTAAAAGCCAAAAAGTAGAAGTTGAGTATCCTATTGGGCATAAACGCCGCAGAGATGAGGGAATCCCTGTGCTTGTAGAAAAGTTTAAACGCAATATTGCAGGAAAACTAAGTGCGAAAAAATGCGCACTTATTGAGGAATTATGCGCAAATCAAAAAACTTTAGAATCCACGCCATTTAATGAGTTTAGTGATTTATTTGCACTATAA
- the prpC gene encoding 2-methylcitrate synthase, translated as MGEAIKNTKVGGLAGITAGQSAICTVGTGHGLNYRGYDIYDLAEHCEFEEVAYLLLKEKLPNANELATFKKELIAARGLPKALKDTLKLLPKNAHPMDIMRTTCSMLGCLEPESYDIVKMSFPMQHKIATRLLGIFPSALTFWHHYHHNGKEINTESHQDSIAGYFLELLHQKSPKDLWVKAMHISLILYAEHEFNASTFTARVITATMSDIYSGITGAIGALRGPLHGGANEAAMELITEYKTPQEAEKGILDKLAKKDKIMGFGHRVYVKADPRNVVIKQWSKKLSEDVGDTEGLYPISEMIEKVMWEQKKLFPNLDFYSASAYHFMGIPTPYFTPIFIFSRTAGWLAHIFEQRANNKLIRPSSEYIGPDKKAFVPLHNR; from the coding sequence ATGGGAGAAGCAATCAAAAATACGAAAGTAGGCGGACTTGCAGGAATTACTGCTGGACAATCTGCTATTTGCACGGTTGGCACAGGGCACGGGCTCAATTATAGAGGCTACGATATTTATGATTTAGCAGAACATTGCGAATTTGAAGAAGTGGCTTATTTGCTCTTAAAAGAAAAATTGCCAAATGCCAATGAACTCGCAACATTTAAAAAAGAGCTTATAGCAGCAAGAGGTTTGCCCAAAGCGCTTAAGGATACACTTAAACTTTTGCCAAAAAATGCACACCCTATGGATATTATGCGCACAACTTGTTCTATGCTTGGCTGCCTTGAACCTGAAAGCTATGATATTGTAAAAATGTCTTTTCCTATGCAGCATAAAATTGCTACAAGGCTTTTGGGGATTTTCCCTTCAGCTCTTACTTTTTGGCATCACTATCACCATAATGGCAAGGAAATAAACACAGAATCTCACCAAGACTCCATTGCTGGGTATTTTTTGGAACTTCTTCATCAAAAATCACCAAAAGATTTATGGGTAAAAGCAATGCACATAAGTTTGATTCTCTATGCTGAACACGAATTTAATGCAAGCACATTCACTGCGCGCGTTATCACAGCGACTATGTCGGATATTTATTCGGGTATTACAGGGGCGATTGGTGCGCTTAGAGGACCTTTGCACGGAGGAGCAAATGAAGCAGCAATGGAGCTTATCACCGAATATAAAACTCCACAAGAGGCTGAAAAAGGCATTTTAGATAAACTTGCCAAAAAAGATAAAATTATGGGCTTTGGACATCGCGTGTATGTCAAAGCTGACCCACGCAATGTAGTGATAAAACAATGGAGCAAAAAGCTTAGTGAAGATGTGGGCGATACAGAGGGGCTTTATCCCATTAGTGAAATGATAGAAAAAGTGATGTGGGAACAAAAAAAGCTTTTTCCAAATTTGGATTTTTATAGTGCGTCTGCATATCACTTTATGGGGATTCCAACACCCTACTTTACGCCAATTTTTATATTCTCTCGCACAGCGGGGTGGTTGGCACATATTTTTGAACAAAGGGCAAATAACAAACTTATTCGCCCGAGTTCAGAATATATTGGACCAGACAAAAAGGCATTTGTGCCACTGCATAATCGCTAG
- the prpB gene encoding methylisocitrate lyase, with amino-acid sequence MKSQGTKLRDAVAHNNPLQIIGVINAYSAIQAQKSGAKALYLSGGALAAMSLGVPDLGISSLEDVCIDVRRITAASDLPLLVDADTGWGGAFNIARTIKDLTRSGAAGCHIEDQVAQKRCGHRPNKELVSLEEMCDRIKAGVDAKIDESFVLMARTDAHASEGQNRAIERALAYVEAGADMIFAEAIHTLEEYKQFTQNIKVPVLANITEFGKTPYFTTTELQSVGVKMVLYPLSAARAMNKAALAVFQDIIKNGSQKQSIDAMQTREELYEMLGYHTFEQKLDELFKHKK; translated from the coding sequence ATGAAATCACAAGGGACGAAGTTAAGAGACGCAGTAGCACACAATAATCCTCTGCAAATTATCGGTGTAATCAACGCATATAGTGCGATACAAGCACAAAAAAGTGGAGCAAAAGCTCTTTATCTTAGTGGAGGAGCATTAGCTGCGATGAGTTTGGGAGTGCCAGATTTAGGCATTAGCTCATTAGAAGATGTATGTATTGATGTGCGTAGAATCACAGCAGCAAGTGATTTACCCCTACTTGTTGATGCAGATACAGGCTGGGGTGGGGCATTTAACATCGCACGCACTATCAAAGATTTAACACGAAGCGGAGCAGCAGGCTGCCATATTGAAGACCAAGTAGCACAAAAACGTTGCGGACACCGCCCTAATAAAGAGCTTGTGAGTTTAGAAGAAATGTGCGATAGGATTAAAGCCGGAGTAGATGCAAAAATTGATGAAAGTTTTGTATTGATGGCACGCACAGATGCACACGCAAGTGAAGGGCAAAATCGCGCTATTGAGAGGGCATTAGCCTATGTAGAGGCAGGAGCAGATATGATTTTTGCCGAAGCGATACATACGCTTGAGGAATATAAACAATTCACGCAAAATATAAAAGTGCCTGTTTTAGCAAATATCACAGAATTTGGAAAAACACCCTATTTCACTACTACTGAACTTCAAAGTGTGGGTGTCAAAATGGTGCTTTATCCTCTTTCTGCAGCACGAGCAATGAATAAAGCTGCACTTGCAGTTTTTCAAGACATTATCAAAAATGGCTCACAAAAGCAAAGTATAGATGCTATGCAAACTCGTGAAGAACTTTATGAAATGCTTGGTTATCACACTTTTGAGCAAAAGCTTGATGAATTATTTAAACATAAGAAATAA
- a CDS encoding propionyl-CoA synthetase produces MPTYQEIYQQSIENPEIFWAEAAKKVHWYHEWDKVLDVVNDHYRWFVGGCMNTCYNALDLHIENGRGEQVALHYDSPVTDTKKSYTYKELRKRVAKTAGILVNKGIVKGDRVLIYMPMIPEAVIAMLACARIGAIHSVVFGGFASHELASRIEDAKPRVIISASCGIEISRVVKYKPILDEAIKSSSHKPTTCLIWQRPQERANMLPWRDVDWESEEEKTEGVECVPLNATDPLYILYTSGTTGKPKGVIRGNGGHSVAMKWSMDNIYNAKPGDVFWAASDVGWVVGHSYIVYAPLMNGCTTILYEGKPVKTPNPGAFWRIVEEYKVNILFSAPTAFRAIKKEDPKGEWLKKYDLSSLKAVFVAGERCDTNTLKWIEKLTKKPVVDNWWQTETGWAIAANPLGLEPLPIKPGSPTKPMPGFNLKVLDEEGKECKKGKLGNLVIKLPLPPACLCGIWGDDARYKRSYLNHYPGYYLTGDSGYIDKDGYVFVMGRMDGVINVAGHRLSTGGMEEAISKHPDIAECAVIGVNDELKGEIPLAFVVLKDGLERDTQSLCEGVVQLVREEIGAVASLHIVAVVARLPKTRSGKILRNTMRDIADGNEWKMPSTIEDSSVLPEIEKTLAALGYPIKTKEEK; encoded by the coding sequence ATGCCCACATATCAAGAAATTTATCAACAATCCATTGAGAATCCAGAAATCTTTTGGGCAGAAGCTGCAAAAAAAGTGCATTGGTATCACGAATGGGATAAGGTGCTTGATGTTGTCAATGACCATTATCGTTGGTTTGTAGGAGGCTGTATGAATACTTGCTACAATGCTCTTGATTTGCATATAGAAAATGGTAGAGGTGAGCAAGTAGCACTTCATTATGATTCGCCTGTAACTGATACAAAAAAATCTTACACTTATAAAGAATTGCGCAAACGCGTAGCTAAAACTGCAGGGATACTTGTAAATAAAGGTATAGTCAAAGGCGATAGAGTGCTTATTTATATGCCAATGATTCCAGAAGCAGTCATTGCTATGCTTGCTTGTGCGAGAATCGGAGCTATCCACAGCGTTGTATTTGGCGGATTTGCTTCACACGAGCTTGCTTCACGTATTGAAGATGCCAAACCACGAGTAATCATTAGTGCTTCGTGCGGTATAGAAATTAGTCGTGTAGTCAAATATAAGCCTATTCTTGATGAAGCCATTAAGTCTTCAAGTCATAAGCCCACTACTTGTCTGATTTGGCAACGTCCTCAAGAGAGGGCAAATATGCTCCCTTGGCGTGATGTAGATTGGGAGAGTGAAGAAGAAAAAACCGAAGGTGTAGAATGTGTCCCACTTAATGCAACTGACCCACTATATATACTTTATACTTCAGGCACAACAGGCAAACCAAAAGGCGTTATTCGTGGTAATGGCGGACATTCTGTGGCTATGAAATGGTCAATGGACAATATTTATAATGCCAAACCCGGTGATGTATTTTGGGCTGCAAGCGATGTAGGCTGGGTAGTTGGGCATAGCTATATTGTATATGCACCGCTAATGAATGGTTGCACAACAATCCTCTATGAAGGCAAACCTGTTAAAACGCCAAATCCCGGCGCATTTTGGCGTATTGTGGAAGAGTATAAGGTCAATATCCTCTTCTCTGCACCTACTGCATTTAGAGCTATCAAAAAAGAAGATCCTAAGGGCGAATGGCTTAAAAAATATGACTTATCCTCGCTTAAGGCAGTATTTGTTGCTGGAGAACGTTGTGATACAAATACGCTTAAATGGATTGAAAAGCTTACGAAAAAGCCTGTGGTTGATAATTGGTGGCAAACAGAAACCGGCTGGGCAATAGCAGCCAATCCCTTAGGTTTAGAGCCACTTCCTATTAAACCGGGTTCTCCCACTAAACCTATGCCCGGATTCAATCTTAAAGTGCTTGACGAAGAGGGCAAGGAATGCAAAAAGGGGAAATTAGGGAATCTTGTTATCAAGCTTCCATTGCCTCCTGCGTGTCTTTGTGGAATTTGGGGTGATGACGCACGATATAAACGCTCTTATCTCAATCACTATCCGGGTTATTATCTCACAGGTGATAGCGGGTATATTGACAAAGATGGCTATGTATTTGTAATGGGACGAATGGACGGCGTAATCAATGTCGCAGGACATCGCCTCTCCACAGGTGGTATGGAAGAAGCCATTTCAAAGCACCCAGATATTGCTGAATGCGCAGTTATTGGTGTGAATGATGAGCTCAAAGGAGAGATTCCATTAGCTTTTGTCGTGCTTAAAGATGGATTAGAACGCGATACACAAAGTCTATGTGAAGGTGTGGTGCAACTTGTGCGAGAGGAAATTGGCGCAGTAGCGTCATTACACATTGTAGCTGTTGTGGCAAGACTTCCCAAAACACGAAGCGGCAAGATTTTGCGCAATACTATGCGTGATATTGCCGATGGCAATGAATGGAAGATGCCCTCAACCATTGAAGATTCAAGCGTTTTGCCTGAAATTGAAAAAACACTTGCTGCGCTTGGCTATCCAATCAAAACAAAGGAGGAAAAATGA
- the galE gene encoding UDP-glucose 4-epimerase GalE, which yields MPHLLLTGASGYIGSHTAYCLLKNTNYHLLIVDDLSTGFKENIAYLQECFGERVSFVQSNINDISKMRPLLLHYQFEAVIHFAASLIVGESVLKPLEYYTNNTLNTTNLIALCVEYGITKFIFSSTAAVYGEPDMALIPIDENAPLLPINPYGASKMMSERVLADTAKAIQNFNYVALRYFNVAGASMENTTEILSQSKGLGQRSKNATHLIKVACECACGKRESMSIFGTDYPTKDGTCIRDYIHIDDLASAHLEALHYLQSTNTSNIFNVGYSKGYSVKEVIDIVKQVSGVDFKVIESARREGDPIELSAKNDKILSLTQWKPQYDDLRLIVKSAYDWECSLK from the coding sequence ATGCCTCATCTTTTGCTCACAGGTGCAAGTGGCTACATCGGCTCGCACACTGCCTATTGTTTGTTGAAAAACACAAATTATCACTTGCTCATCGTTGATGATTTAAGCACAGGCTTTAAAGAAAACATCGCTTACCTCCAAGAATGTTTTGGAGAACGAGTGAGCTTTGTGCAAAGCAATATCAATGATATATCCAAAATGCGCCCTTTGTTGTTGCACTATCAATTTGAGGCTGTCATTCACTTTGCTGCTTCGCTTATCGTAGGAGAATCTGTCCTCAAACCACTTGAATACTATACAAACAACACGCTCAACACCACAAATCTTATTGCCCTATGTGTAGAATACGGCATAACAAAATTTATCTTTAGCTCCACTGCTGCCGTATATGGAGAGCCCGATATGGCGCTTATCCCCATTGATGAAAATGCTCCACTTTTACCTATCAATCCCTATGGTGCTTCAAAAATGATGAGTGAGCGAGTTTTGGCAGATACAGCAAAGGCTATACAAAACTTTAATTATGTAGCATTGCGTTATTTCAATGTCGCAGGGGCAAGTATGGAGAACACGACAGAGATTCTATCACAATCTAAAGGCTTGGGACAAAGGAGCAAGAATGCCACACATCTTATCAAAGTCGCTTGTGAATGTGCGTGTGGCAAAAGAGAGAGTATGAGTATCTTTGGCACAGATTATCCCACAAAAGACGGCACTTGTATTCGCGATTATATCCATATTGATGATTTAGCAAGTGCGCATCTTGAAGCCTTGCACTATCTCCAAAGCACAAATACTTCAAATATCTTTAATGTGGGCTACTCTAAAGGATATAGCGTAAAAGAAGTCATTGATATTGTCAAGCAAGTCAGCGGAGTAGATTTTAAAGTTATAGAATCTGCTCGTAGAGAAGGCGACCCTATTGAGCTAAGCGCTAAAAATGACAAGATTCTCTCCCTGACACAATGGAAACCTCAATACGATGATTTAAGATTGATTGTCAAAAGTGCTTATGATTGGGAGTGCTCATTAAAATAA
- a CDS encoding tRNA (cytidine(34)-2'-O)-methyltransferase, translated as MAAFEIVLVEPQIPQNTGNIGRLCVATDSILHLIHPLGFSTSQKELKRAGLDYWQHLQVYEWADLDTFWHTYSPNERHFFFSTKAEQIYFDADFSQGGFLYFGREDAGLNESILHTYHTQVYKLPMKAGVRSINLATSVGAALYEGMRQCQCYKIL; from the coding sequence ATGGCAGCTTTTGAAATTGTGCTTGTTGAACCACAGATTCCGCAAAATACAGGCAATATCGGGCGACTTTGCGTAGCGACAGATTCTATATTGCATTTGATACATCCGCTTGGCTTTAGCACATCACAAAAAGAGCTTAAGCGCGCTGGGCTTGATTATTGGCAGCATTTGCAGGTATATGAATGGGCGGATTTGGATACATTTTGGCATACTTATTCACCAAATGAGCGACATTTTTTCTTTAGCACTAAAGCAGAGCAGATTTATTTTGATGCAGATTTTTCTCAAGGTGGATTTTTGTATTTTGGCAGGGAAGATGCGGGATTAAATGAAAGCATTTTGCATACATATCATACGCAAGTCTATAAACTTCCAATGAAAGCAGGTGTGCGAAGTATCAATCTCGCCACAAGTGTTGGCGCGGCTCTTTATGAGGGAATGCGTCAATGCCAATGTTATAAGATTCTCTAA
- a CDS encoding DUF3240 family protein, whose amino-acid sequence MGQEALSIDIYFKDTLKDAIVDMLLEDGYDDFFYIPCAKYASNLLLQSASEQVSGRQEYGLFRMFIDEQKAQFIINKLLQAFGKEDVRIYTHAATQI is encoded by the coding sequence ATGGGACAAGAAGCATTAAGTATTGATATTTATTTTAAAGATACACTCAAAGATGCGATTGTAGATATGCTCCTAGAAGATGGCTATGATGATTTTTTCTATATTCCTTGTGCTAAATATGCTTCCAATCTCCTTTTACAAAGTGCTTCAGAACAAGTAAGTGGCAGGCAAGAATATGGACTTTTTAGAATGTTTATTGATGAGCAAAAAGCACAATTTATCATCAATAAACTCCTCCAAGCTTTTGGGAAAGAAGATGTGAGAATCTACACTCACGCCGCCACGCAAATATAA
- a CDS encoding endonuclease MutS2 → MQNHNEKLITKLDLSDFLADFLTYFAREKSFIFEGDRHFYAALLQELDTHPLTPPPPLENLNEPLRLLQKYGTLRLSEIFAFIKLMRYFIYLKKHISESAPRTKEWLDKILIPDVLVEIDNVFDEKGEIKEGVYSEIDTLKSHISRTKMRIDEHISRILHSSSLAPYLVDSSVHYINQNECLLLKAGYNHIIKGIVLERSHSGFFYLVPESIIALKEKQNELKDDLAQHLYAICKSLSSILHKHERFLRFLNSAFDTFDHIYARLSFAKAHNLSFIYQMTREKNIILSEFSHPALQSPKPINFAYKGDVLMITGVNAGGKTMLLKSLLSACFLSKFLIPLKINAHHSQIPYFKHIIAIISDPQNSKNDISTFAGRMLEFKEILNTSDLLLGIDEIELGTDADEAASLYKVLLEYLLEHNAKILLTTHHKHLAALMAHNPKVQLCAAMYDIQAQVPLFEFLDGSIGKSYAFESAQRYGIPASLIAQAKAVYGKDKERLNELIERSSELEITLAQKRLELESLIAEYERKILNLNESAQAQKEEFEQLKHNLASTYHQATQTLKSALKAQESKEMHKAFNQSHKILHTAPSPQKTAQNPHIFQVGDTIKYKNTKGHIVNIKGKMCVIELESGFKVKEKLENLKPSFAPSLTPKSHFNFKQNKSVGVSLDLHGMRGEEALEKLDEFLSNALIAGYDEVLVYHGIGTGILSKLVRDYLLAHPKILSFSDAPANMGGFGAKIIKL, encoded by the coding sequence TCTAAGATTGTCTGAAATCTTTGCATTTATCAAGCTTATGCGGTATTTTATTTATCTTAAAAAACATATATCCGAATCTGCTCCGCGCACTAAAGAATGGCTTGATAAGATTCTTATCCCTGATGTATTAGTAGAGATTGATAATGTATTTGATGAAAAAGGAGAGATTAAAGAGGGCGTGTATAGCGAAATTGATACGCTTAAATCCCATATTTCACGCACTAAAATGCGCATTGATGAGCATATATCACGCATTTTGCACTCTTCTAGCCTCGCTCCTTATCTTGTGGATTCTTCTGTGCATTATATCAATCAAAACGAATGTCTTTTGCTTAAGGCTGGATATAACCATATCATTAAAGGCATAGTGCTTGAACGCTCACATAGTGGATTTTTCTACCTTGTCCCAGAGAGTATTATAGCACTTAAAGAAAAGCAAAATGAACTCAAAGATGACTTAGCGCAACATCTCTATGCCATCTGCAAATCCCTCTCAAGCATACTTCATAAACACGAGCGATTTTTGCGATTTCTTAACTCTGCCTTTGATACTTTTGACCATATCTATGCGCGATTGAGTTTTGCCAAAGCTCATAATCTCTCTTTTATCTATCAAATGACGCGTGAAAAAAACATTATCTTATCGGAATTTTCCCACCCTGCCCTACAATCCCCAAAACCTATCAATTTTGCATATAAGGGTGATGTGTTGATGATTACAGGTGTCAATGCTGGGGGAAAAACAATGCTTTTAAAATCGCTCCTTAGCGCGTGTTTTTTAAGTAAATTTCTTATTCCGCTGAAAATTAACGCTCATCACTCACAGATTCCATATTTTAAGCACATTATAGCCATTATCTCTGACCCTCAAAATAGCAAAAATGATATTTCTACTTTTGCAGGGCGTATGCTTGAGTTTAAGGAGATTCTTAATACCTCTGATTTGTTGCTCGGTATTGATGAGATTGAGCTGGGCACAGACGCAGATGAGGCAGCTAGTCTGTATAAAGTCTTACTTGAGTATTTGCTTGAACATAATGCAAAAATCCTCCTCACCACACATCATAAACATCTTGCAGCCCTTATGGCGCATAATCCCAAAGTGCAACTCTGTGCAGCGATGTATGATATTCAAGCTCAAGTGCCGCTCTTTGAGTTTCTTGATGGCAGTATTGGCAAAAGCTATGCGTTTGAAAGTGCGCAAAGATATGGTATCCCTGCCTCTCTTATTGCTCAAGCAAAGGCTGTATATGGCAAAGATAAAGAGCGATTAAATGAGCTTATTGAGCGCTCAAGTGAGCTAGAAATCACGCTTGCGCAAAAGCGCCTTGAGTTAGAATCCCTCATTGCAGAGTATGAGCGTAAGATTCTTAATCTTAATGAATCTGCTCAAGCGCAAAAAGAAGAGTTTGAGCAGCTCAAACACAATTTAGCATCTACCTATCACCAAGCCACACAAACACTCAAATCTGCCCTCAAAGCGCAAGAGAGCAAAGAAATGCACAAAGCTTTTAACCAATCTCATAAGATTCTTCATACTGCACCCTCTCCCCAAAAAACAGCGCAAAATCCTCATATATTTCAAGTTGGTGATACAATAAAATATAAAAATACAAAGGGACATATTGTAAATATAAAAGGCAAAATGTGTGTCATAGAGCTTGAAAGCGGATTTAAAGTAAAAGAAAAGCTAGAGAATCTTAAACCCTCTTTTGCACCCTCTCTCACGCCAAAATCTCATTTTAATTTTAAGCAAAATAAAAGTGTGGGTGTGAGCCTTGACTTGCACGGAATGCGTGGAGAGGAAGCTTTGGAAAAGCTTGATGAGTTTTTATCAAATGCGCTCATTGCAGGGTATGATGAAGTGCTTGTTTATCACGGCATTGGCACAGGGATTTTAAGCAAACTTGTACGGGATTATCTCCTTGCTCACCCAAAGATTCTCTCCTTTAGCGATGCACCTGCCAATATGGGTGGTTTTGGAGCAAAAATTATCAAATTATAA